From one Lolium rigidum isolate FL_2022 chromosome 4, APGP_CSIRO_Lrig_0.1, whole genome shotgun sequence genomic stretch:
- the LOC124648186 gene encoding uncharacterized protein LOC124648186: protein MQILRLLAARRATLAFNAPPVSEHRDDDGAFFDLDFSCSVRTSSSSSSSISFSDSDDECTELDFIISLQRSSSASPLKFCTSDPPSEVKDGRKRGISSLRTLSFGARKAVPLHGRHSVARSSSSIGRSLRLLVNSPPDATAGEEHHAAGQSSRRAPSRDVIRRCLAKFSRRLRTAAGAEARGLRRLRKCRSASSVPQSSAASRCDDSVVEKQDGIAGAIAHCKDSMHRASTSESDSPLLRSASDPG, encoded by the coding sequence ATGCAGATCCTCAGGCTCCTAGCGGCGCGGCGCGCCACGTTGGCCTTCAACGCGCCGCCGGTGTCCGAGCACCGGGACGACGACGGGGCCTTCTTCGACCTCGACTTCTCATGCTCCGTCCGCACCTCCTCCTCTAGCTCTAGCAGCATTTCTTTCTCCGACTCCGACGATGAGTGCACGGAGCTCGACTTCATCATCTCCTTGCAGCGGAGCAGCTCCGCTTCGCCCCTCAAGTTCTGCACCTCGGACCCGCCATCTGAGGTGAAGGATGGCCGCAAGCGCGGCATCAGCAGCCTGCGCACGCTCAGCTTCGGCGCCAGGAAAGCTGTGCCACTCCACGGCCGGCACAGCGTCGCCCGGAGCAGCTCCAGCATCGGGCGGTCGCTCCGGCTGTTGGTGAACTCGCCGCCCGACGCGACGGCGGGCGAGGAGCACCACGCCGCGGGGCAGAGCAGCAGGCGCGCGCCGTCCCGGGACGTCATCCGGAGGTGTCTGGCCAAGTTCTCGCGGCGGCTCCGCACGGCCGCGGGCGCCGAGGCGAGAGGGCTCCGCCGCCTCCGCAAGTGCCGGTCGGCGTCGTCCGTGCCGCAAAGCTCGGCGGCGTCGCGCTGCGACGACTCTGTTGTTGAGAAGCAAGACGGCATCGCGGGCGCCATCGCGCACTGCAAGGACTCGATGCACCGAGCTTCCACGTCAGAGTCCGACTCGCCGCTGCTACGGTCAGCGAGTGACCCAGGGTAA